From Aquisalimonas asiatica, the proteins below share one genomic window:
- the motB gene encoding flagellar motor protein MotB — protein MDDKTQPIVIKRVKKKQEAHHGGSWKVAFADFMTAMFALFLVLWLVSVVDDDQRRGIANYFQNPTAYQDAREQPGDTLIDLEGGSETPLDIADSPRAPTVEEIRRAADDYQRDRMESLQADLEAAIEQSQALEPFKDHLLLDITPEGLRIQLVDQRNRPMFDLGDDALRDYAEAILMELGEVINAVPNRISLTGHTDAVAFTDPDEYDNWELSADRANSARRALLAGGTDPDRVAQVTGLADTVLFDDENPENPINRRISIVVLNPQAERAIMERADTTRFSPADVTE, from the coding sequence ATGGATGACAAGACCCAGCCGATAGTCATAAAGCGCGTCAAGAAGAAGCAGGAGGCGCATCACGGCGGTTCCTGGAAGGTTGCTTTCGCCGACTTCATGACCGCCATGTTTGCGCTGTTTCTGGTGCTGTGGCTGGTGTCCGTGGTGGATGATGATCAGCGTCGGGGCATTGCCAACTATTTCCAGAACCCGACGGCGTACCAGGACGCTCGCGAGCAGCCCGGCGATACCCTGATCGACCTGGAAGGCGGCAGCGAGACGCCACTGGACATCGCCGACTCGCCGCGGGCGCCCACGGTGGAGGAGATCAGGCGCGCGGCCGACGACTACCAGCGGGACCGTATGGAGTCCCTCCAGGCCGACCTGGAGGCCGCCATCGAGCAGAGTCAGGCACTGGAGCCGTTCAAGGATCACCTGCTGCTGGACATCACGCCGGAAGGGCTGCGCATTCAGCTTGTCGACCAGCGTAACCGGCCCATGTTCGACCTGGGTGATGACGCGCTGCGCGATTACGCCGAGGCGATCCTGATGGAGCTGGGTGAAGTGATCAATGCTGTGCCGAACAGGATCAGCCTCACGGGGCATACGGACGCCGTGGCCTTCACCGACCCGGACGAGTACGACAACTGGGAGCTCTCGGCGGACCGTGCCAACTCGGCCCGACGGGCCCTGCTGGCCGGCGGGACCGATCCGGATCGTGTGGCCCAGGTGACCGGGCTCGCCGATACCGTGCTGTTCGACGATGAAAACCCGGAGAACCCGATCAACCGGCGCATCAGCATCGTCGTGCTCAATCCGCAGGCCGAGCGGGCCATCATGGAACGGGCGGATACCACGCGGTTCTCTCCTGCGGATGTGACCGAGTGA
- a CDS encoding YbaN family protein — protein sequence MVTRWLWRVLGVTCVGIGAAGTVVPLLPTTPFLLVAAWAFARGSERWRQWLLNHPRFGPPIHAWQSQRAIPRKVKWIGIASVVASLGIALWAQLPPVALTLQVIALVCVTIFLLTRPDA from the coding sequence GTGGTGACGCGCTGGCTCTGGCGGGTGCTCGGTGTGACCTGCGTGGGGATTGGCGCCGCAGGCACCGTCGTGCCGCTGCTGCCGACCACACCGTTCCTGCTGGTGGCCGCCTGGGCCTTTGCGCGTGGCTCGGAGCGCTGGCGCCAGTGGCTGTTGAACCACCCCCGGTTCGGGCCGCCCATCCACGCCTGGCAGAGCCAGCGCGCCATTCCCCGCAAAGTGAAGTGGATCGGCATCGCGTCGGTGGTGGCCAGCCTCGGCATCGCGCTCTGGGCGCAGTTGCCGCCGGTGGCCCTGACGCTTCAGGTGATCGCCCTGGTGTGCGTCACCATCTTCCTGCTCACGCGCCCCGACGCTTAG
- a CDS encoding acylphosphatase, with protein MAEASGDPEAVVDAAQRVLDFEPAHREALLQLASARIEQQQFVNATRHLMLANTVMPDDLGTLKRLVHAAMCAGDLTIALSAAHRWVALKPRDPEGLMMVIAIYSELGLNDATESSVRQLAVDAPITSRRPSSRQRMRVLVLCTTANISFRYSRESAKVHTEGGHNNLMTMFDSDNVELIRFCVESLEYKDDLVSSIPDVDVIYNAITDPNRCERALELASGLCDLLGRPVINPPSGVLDTTRERNVERLRHADSVLLPETVRLGSLNGDIGEVIRDAASEGGLTPPFIMRASGFQNGKHAHLIHEPGELRVRVSEPTEVYLLQYHDVSYVDPRAPGSRLYPKYRAFMVDGKLYPIHFRVAEDDWKVHMPQSAPTYRKFPWLYDVASDFLENPSGHFPDGVWSALERAMQQIPLDYFGVDFAVSTDPATAGKLVVFEANAAMRSFLLDSHECVPEHEAAKVVIRATHDLFCKRAGVSPWQFSIPRGKRSPAVEHGFVDSNAPRLVRHLLIRGKVQGVGFREWFWHALYRHGLKGWVRNLNDGRAEAVISGPEDAVTWFLDHFDSPEKARIHEISVSEWQGVPPDGVSIAEDVEMPATAGSNLRGAVV; from the coding sequence TTGGCAGAGGCTTCCGGAGATCCGGAAGCTGTTGTCGATGCCGCTCAGCGAGTCCTCGATTTCGAGCCCGCACACCGTGAGGCATTGTTGCAACTTGCCTCGGCGCGCATCGAGCAGCAGCAGTTCGTCAATGCAACACGGCACCTGATGCTTGCCAATACCGTTATGCCTGATGACCTCGGCACGTTGAAGCGGCTGGTACACGCTGCCATGTGCGCTGGTGACCTGACAATTGCCTTGTCGGCAGCACATCGGTGGGTGGCCCTGAAGCCAAGGGATCCCGAGGGCCTAATGATGGTCATCGCAATTTACAGCGAACTCGGACTAAACGATGCCACCGAATCCAGTGTGCGGCAGCTCGCGGTCGATGCGCCGATAACCAGTCGCCGCCCCTCTTCACGGCAGCGAATGCGCGTGTTGGTACTCTGTACGACAGCGAATATCAGTTTCCGCTACAGCCGGGAGTCAGCAAAGGTCCACACGGAGGGTGGGCACAATAATCTGATGACAATGTTCGACTCGGACAATGTTGAGCTCATTCGTTTCTGCGTTGAAAGCCTGGAATACAAAGATGATCTGGTTTCCAGTATTCCTGATGTCGATGTGATCTATAACGCCATTACTGACCCGAACCGTTGTGAGCGGGCCCTGGAACTTGCCAGCGGGCTCTGTGATCTTCTCGGACGGCCGGTTATCAACCCTCCCTCCGGTGTTCTCGATACGACCCGCGAGCGGAATGTGGAACGCCTTCGTCACGCTGACTCCGTTCTCTTGCCGGAAACTGTACGGCTTGGGAGTCTGAACGGAGATATCGGCGAGGTTATTCGTGATGCTGCATCTGAAGGGGGGCTCACTCCCCCCTTCATCATGCGTGCGAGCGGGTTTCAGAACGGAAAGCATGCTCACCTGATCCATGAACCGGGCGAGCTTCGTGTCCGCGTCTCTGAGCCGACCGAGGTCTATCTCCTCCAATACCATGATGTGAGTTACGTCGATCCTCGGGCACCGGGTAGCCGACTCTATCCGAAGTACCGGGCTTTTATGGTCGATGGAAAGCTGTATCCGATTCATTTCAGGGTGGCCGAGGATGACTGGAAGGTTCACATGCCCCAGTCTGCGCCAACATATCGGAAGTTCCCCTGGCTTTATGATGTGGCATCGGATTTCCTCGAGAATCCGTCGGGCCATTTTCCGGATGGAGTCTGGAGCGCTCTGGAGCGCGCCATGCAACAGATTCCCCTTGACTACTTTGGTGTTGATTTCGCCGTTTCAACAGACCCCGCAACGGCGGGGAAGCTCGTCGTTTTCGAAGCGAATGCGGCCATGCGTAGCTTTCTCCTTGATTCCCATGAGTGTGTCCCGGAGCACGAGGCGGCGAAGGTGGTCATCAGGGCAACGCATGACCTGTTTTGTAAACGCGCCGGAGTGTCCCCGTGGCAATTCAGCATACCGCGTGGCAAGCGCAGCCCGGCGGTGGAACACGGCTTCGTCGACAGCAATGCGCCTCGTCTGGTCAGGCATCTGTTGATACGGGGCAAGGTTCAAGGGGTGGGTTTTCGGGAGTGGTTCTGGCACGCGCTCTACCGGCACGGATTGAAGGGATGGGTGCGGAACCTGAACGACGGGCGCGCAGAGGCCGTCATCAGTGGCCCGGAAGACGCGGTGACGTGGTTCCTCGATCACTTTGACTCCCCGGAGAAAGCCCGGATACATGAGATCTCCGTTAGTGAATGGCAAGGCGTACCGCCTGATGGGGTCAGCATAGCGGAAGATGTGGAAATGCCCGCCACCGCGGGCAGCAATCTCAGGGGAGCGGTGGTATAG
- a CDS encoding NTP transferase domain-containing protein: MQAIIMAAGRGTRISKDIGGVPKCTLRLGDVPLIRHTVLWMLAHGINVTVVVGYEGDAVRRELDDLPIEFVVNPFYDVTNSIASLWFARESLTKGGDVVLMNGDVFADESILEMTLAEQRTPVMLVDTRRTLEGDFFFGFGEDNILRRFGKNLPPAERAGEYVGVAKIDKAHVPGFARKLDELIHEQRHDAWWEDVLYSTTAAGGVVYVRDVGNCFWSEVDHIGDYRALRYRFGEYATS; encoded by the coding sequence ATGCAGGCAATAATCATGGCCGCAGGCCGCGGAACACGGATCAGTAAGGATATTGGGGGCGTGCCCAAGTGTACATTGCGCCTGGGGGATGTCCCGCTCATTCGGCATACGGTGCTGTGGATGTTGGCGCACGGGATAAACGTAACGGTCGTGGTTGGCTACGAGGGCGACGCCGTCAGACGCGAGCTGGACGATCTGCCGATTGAATTCGTGGTGAACCCGTTCTACGACGTAACGAACAGCATCGCATCATTGTGGTTTGCGCGTGAGAGCCTCACCAAAGGTGGCGATGTCGTACTAATGAACGGTGACGTGTTCGCGGATGAATCGATACTGGAGATGACATTAGCCGAACAGAGAACCCCCGTCATGCTTGTTGATACCAGGCGCACGCTTGAAGGGGATTTCTTCTTCGGTTTCGGCGAGGACAACATTCTCCGTCGCTTCGGCAAGAACCTGCCCCCGGCTGAGCGGGCAGGCGAGTACGTCGGGGTCGCTAAAATTGACAAAGCACATGTTCCTGGATTCGCACGCAAGCTTGATGAGCTTATCCATGAACAGCGTCACGACGCTTGGTGGGAGGACGTCTTGTACAGCACGACCGCTGCAGGGGGGGTGGTGTACGTACGTGATGTGGGGAATTGCTTCTGGTCGGAAGTGGATCACATTGGTGATTACCGTGCTCTGCGCTATCGGTTTGGCGAGTACGCAACGTCCTGA
- a CDS encoding 6-pyruvoyl trahydropterin synthase family protein, with protein sequence MARLFVEQLTVIDSSRLDPVDGLVGESWIVDVEIGGSLDAQGMVFDFGDVKRELKAAIDDTVDHRLLVPEQGTGITHTEDGVAVAFASRRGPIHMSGPAHTVVVVPGARVDAAALERLLQASLLPRLPGNVTDLTVHLRHEAIDGAWYAYSHGLQAHGGACQRIAHGHRSRLIVQRDGEPARDWEQYWARRWRNVYLGTRDHLVTTTERDGVSCYGFRYTSGEGVFTLELPAAACELLETETTVEQIAAHLHGEMKDREPAVRITVRAFEGVGKGALADG encoded by the coding sequence ATGGCCCGCCTGTTCGTCGAACAACTCACCGTCATCGACTCCTCGCGGCTTGACCCGGTCGACGGTCTGGTGGGCGAAAGCTGGATCGTGGACGTGGAGATCGGCGGCAGTCTCGATGCCCAGGGCATGGTCTTCGACTTCGGCGACGTCAAGCGCGAACTCAAGGCGGCCATAGACGACACCGTCGACCATCGGCTGCTGGTTCCGGAGCAGGGCACCGGGATCACCCACACCGAAGATGGCGTAGCCGTTGCCTTTGCGAGCCGCCGGGGCCCGATTCACATGAGCGGCCCCGCGCATACGGTGGTGGTCGTGCCGGGGGCGCGGGTGGATGCCGCGGCCCTGGAACGCCTGCTGCAGGCCTCCCTGCTGCCGCGGCTCCCCGGCAACGTCACGGATCTCACCGTGCATCTACGGCACGAGGCCATCGACGGGGCCTGGTACGCCTACAGCCACGGCCTGCAGGCGCACGGCGGAGCCTGCCAGCGCATCGCCCATGGGCACCGCTCGCGGCTGATCGTGCAGCGTGACGGCGAGCCGGCGCGGGACTGGGAGCAGTACTGGGCCCGGCGCTGGCGCAATGTCTATCTCGGGACCCGTGATCACCTGGTGACGACAACGGAACGGGATGGCGTGTCCTGTTACGGGTTCCGTTATACCTCGGGAGAGGGCGTGTTCACGCTGGAGCTCCCCGCCGCGGCGTGTGAGTTGCTGGAGACGGAAACAACGGTGGAGCAGATTGCTGCTCACCTGCATGGGGAGATGAAAGACCGCGAGCCCGCCGTGCGCATCACCGTGCGTGCGTTTGAAGGTGTCGGCAAGGGCGCTCTCGCCGACGGTTGA
- a CDS encoding LicD family protein has protein sequence MDKEDILDREAIHRRLLWMLTEVSSILENAGVCFFISHGTLLGAVRHKGFIPWDDDIDLHILSDDLPCALQALQDHLPPELTVLHRDPAGLPVDVDMRISDRATVLSPSSVEEETSRSCSHSGGLFVDVLEMPRIRRSQRWAYSGIKWARNRSRSQPPGLRRIATNLVGAVSSRVFGITACLPGRYVFVVSDRWSGGMYDVESILPVTDLWFEGEKMPAPRDYRKVLSGMYGDYEKIPEMHTRKMHFQECYRKNSDVS, from the coding sequence ATGGATAAAGAAGACATTCTTGATCGCGAAGCGATACATAGACGCTTATTGTGGATGCTGACCGAGGTTTCTTCCATTTTGGAGAATGCCGGTGTTTGCTTCTTTATTAGCCATGGCACCTTGTTAGGAGCAGTGCGACATAAAGGTTTCATTCCGTGGGATGATGATATCGACCTGCATATTCTTTCAGACGATCTTCCCTGCGCGTTGCAAGCACTGCAAGATCATCTGCCCCCGGAGCTGACCGTTCTCCATCGCGACCCGGCCGGGCTCCCCGTCGACGTTGATATGCGGATCAGCGACCGCGCCACGGTTCTGTCGCCGAGTTCGGTCGAGGAGGAGACGAGTCGCTCCTGTTCGCACTCGGGCGGCCTTTTTGTGGATGTTCTGGAAATGCCCCGTATACGGAGAAGTCAGCGCTGGGCGTACTCAGGCATCAAATGGGCGAGAAACCGTTCAAGGTCTCAGCCCCCGGGGCTGCGCAGGATCGCCACGAATCTGGTCGGAGCGGTCTCTTCCCGGGTATTCGGGATAACGGCTTGTCTACCCGGGCGGTACGTCTTCGTGGTAAGTGACCGCTGGAGTGGTGGCATGTACGACGTGGAATCGATACTGCCTGTGACAGACTTGTGGTTCGAGGGAGAGAAAATGCCCGCTCCACGCGACTATCGAAAGGTGTTGAGTGGGATGTATGGCGATTATGAGAAAATCCCGGAAATGCATACGCGCAAAATGCACTTCCAGGAGTGTTACCGTAAGAACTCAGACGTTTCTTGA
- the motA gene encoding flagellar motor stator protein MotA, translating to MLILLGALIVIFSVITGYVAHGGQLAILWQPYEFLIISGAAFGGFLIANPGKVIKKVFRVIPLLLKGTVYSKATYMDLLAMLYDLFYKAQREGLLAIEEDVDDPQNSELFQKYPRILAEEEAMTFLTDYLRLMVGGSMNPHELENLMDLELETLHEEEEMPAHAVNMTADALPGFGIIAALLGITIAMGEIDGPVTVIGQLVAAALIGTFTGILAGYSFVGPLGKAMEHRAREKAKLLEIIKVTIMAILNGYKPVLAVEFGRKVMYENERPGFEELENHLKGRG from the coding sequence ATGCTGATTCTCCTGGGTGCATTGATTGTGATTTTTTCGGTCATTACCGGGTATGTCGCCCACGGTGGCCAACTCGCAATCCTGTGGCAGCCCTACGAATTCCTGATCATCAGCGGCGCCGCCTTCGGTGGCTTCCTGATTGCCAACCCCGGCAAGGTCATCAAGAAGGTCTTCCGGGTCATCCCGCTGCTGCTGAAAGGCACGGTCTACAGCAAGGCCACCTACATGGATTTGCTGGCGATGCTCTATGACCTCTTCTACAAGGCGCAGCGTGAAGGACTGCTGGCCATCGAGGAGGACGTGGACGACCCCCAGAACAGCGAGCTCTTCCAGAAGTACCCGCGCATCCTCGCCGAAGAGGAGGCCATGACGTTTCTCACGGACTATCTGCGGTTGATGGTGGGGGGCAGCATGAACCCCCACGAGCTGGAGAATCTCATGGACCTGGAGCTGGAGACGCTCCACGAGGAGGAAGAGATGCCCGCCCACGCGGTCAACATGACCGCCGACGCGCTCCCCGGGTTCGGCATCATCGCGGCGCTGCTGGGGATTACCATCGCCATGGGCGAGATTGACGGGCCGGTGACCGTGATCGGGCAGCTGGTGGCCGCCGCCCTGATCGGCACGTTCACGGGGATTCTTGCCGGTTACTCCTTCGTCGGCCCGCTGGGCAAGGCCATGGAGCACCGGGCGCGGGAGAAGGCCAAGCTGCTGGAGATCATCAAGGTCACCATCATGGCCATTCTCAACGGGTACAAACCGGTTCTCGCGGTGGAGTTCGGCCGCAAGGTGATGTACGAAAACGAGCGCCCCGGGTTCGAAGAACTCGAGAACCATCTCAAGGGCCGTGGCTGA
- a CDS encoding HDOD domain-containing protein, whose product MQQRLEDWLSRLEKPYLPILPSSAAALRRLAGPEGNNLGVRDLHPVIARDPALSMNILRAANGHKHRHLDAQTTTPDQALLMLGQSRAMELAKGWPVLDSALSASAAEKYRVALANAYHTARQAEHWAERRKDILPGEVYAAALARYAGEFALRADPEGQALMETMDELRKRAGIRRREAEYVTLGFAAMDLAMGLNEAWRIPTLMMEYVLPENIMSRRTLGIRLGLELTSIGEYGWETTAMERLLEVLATYLATDTESAAETIPPISRQAAEEHPLQNPPTWLPLTRRQPQPEAPERTRGMCLMPRHDVFQRLIDELEQDNLDRIRNELELRHERVDTYAPLLTLAARAVHHGLGMNRTIFFRINKNADTLRPYLALGAETDPILLTTALPAEGQWLMNHLPPDRKPARVTAGKPSPLRHKLKALGGDLFQADDYLIQAVRGPKGLVGVLFADRLGNECAMDDGAREAFHRVCVALEEALGNQ is encoded by the coding sequence ATGCAACAACGCCTGGAGGACTGGCTCTCCCGCCTGGAGAAGCCCTACCTGCCGATACTGCCGTCATCAGCAGCGGCGCTGAGGCGCCTGGCCGGGCCGGAAGGCAACAACCTCGGCGTACGGGACCTGCATCCGGTGATCGCGCGCGACCCGGCGCTGTCCATGAACATCCTGCGTGCCGCGAACGGGCACAAGCACCGGCACCTGGACGCGCAGACCACCACCCCCGATCAGGCCCTGCTCATGCTCGGCCAGAGCCGGGCAATGGAGCTCGCAAAGGGCTGGCCGGTCCTCGATTCGGCCCTGTCCGCGTCCGCGGCGGAGAAGTACCGCGTCGCGCTGGCGAACGCCTATCACACGGCCCGGCAGGCGGAACACTGGGCGGAGCGGCGCAAGGACATTCTCCCGGGTGAGGTCTATGCGGCGGCGCTGGCGCGTTACGCGGGCGAATTCGCGCTGCGGGCCGACCCGGAGGGCCAGGCGCTCATGGAGACGATGGACGAGCTCCGCAAGCGCGCCGGCATCCGCCGCCGGGAAGCGGAGTACGTGACACTCGGCTTTGCCGCCATGGATCTCGCCATGGGCCTGAACGAGGCATGGCGCATCCCGACCCTGATGATGGAGTACGTGCTGCCGGAGAACATCATGTCGCGGCGCACTCTGGGCATTCGCCTCGGCCTGGAGCTGACATCCATCGGGGAATACGGCTGGGAGACGACGGCCATGGAGCGCCTGCTGGAGGTGCTCGCAACCTATCTCGCGACAGACACCGAGAGTGCCGCCGAGACGATCCCGCCCATCTCACGGCAGGCGGCGGAGGAGCACCCCCTGCAGAACCCGCCCACGTGGCTGCCACTCACCCGCAGGCAGCCCCAGCCCGAGGCTCCGGAACGCACGCGCGGCATGTGCCTGATGCCGCGGCACGACGTGTTCCAGCGCCTGATCGACGAACTGGAACAGGACAACCTGGACCGCATTCGCAACGAACTGGAGCTGCGCCACGAACGGGTGGACACCTACGCCCCCCTGCTGACGCTGGCAGCGCGAGCCGTCCACCACGGGCTGGGCATGAACCGCACCATCTTTTTCCGCATCAACAAGAACGCCGACACCCTGCGGCCCTACCTGGCGCTGGGTGCGGAAACAGACCCCATATTGCTCACCACCGCTCTGCCGGCCGAAGGGCAATGGCTGATGAACCATCTGCCACCCGACAGAAAGCCGGCGCGGGTGACCGCAGGCAAGCCCTCCCCTCTGCGGCACAAACTGAAAGCGCTCGGCGGCGACCTGTTCCAGGCCGATGATTACCTGATCCAGGCGGTACGGGGCCCCAAAGGCCTGGTAGGCGTTCTGTTCGCGGACCGCCTCGGCAACGAGTGCGCCATGGATGACGGCGCAC
- a CDS encoding NnrS family protein, with the protein MTVSLFSIAFRPFFLGAAWLSLAWIGVWVALLVRGAGTTAPVPPMIWHGHEMLFGFTMAVIAGFVLTAAQNWTGRQSVTPRELTLLVGVWLAARVGFLMPWLVPFWLVSLVDLAFLPLLAFFVARTLVPARNIRNYMFIPLFGAFAVLNGVIHLDIHGVLPGAAMPALDVAILLVTVLLVFMGGRVIPFFTERWLPDSHPRQWPALNWCATLAVLLLVPMYLLGGRDPMLAPLLFAAAAFLLARWVAWRPWQTWRTPLLWILHLGYLWIPVGLVLLGASLSGASIGWSAGLHALMVGAMGSLCIGMMARVSLGHTGRPLVAPRLAVAGFALITLAALARLGVAFSVGLPWLAAASGLGWALAYLCFAVAYTPLLVRPRTT; encoded by the coding sequence GTGACTGTTTCATTGTTCTCCATTGCGTTCCGCCCCTTCTTTCTCGGTGCGGCCTGGCTGTCCCTGGCCTGGATAGGTGTCTGGGTTGCGCTGCTGGTCCGCGGCGCCGGCACCACGGCGCCGGTGCCGCCCATGATCTGGCACGGCCACGAGATGCTGTTCGGTTTCACCATGGCGGTGATTGCCGGATTCGTGCTGACCGCTGCCCAGAACTGGACGGGCCGGCAGTCGGTTACCCCGCGGGAACTGACGCTGCTGGTCGGCGTCTGGCTGGCCGCCCGCGTGGGGTTTCTGATGCCCTGGCTGGTGCCGTTCTGGCTGGTCAGTCTGGTTGACCTGGCGTTTCTGCCACTGCTGGCGTTCTTCGTTGCTCGTACCCTGGTGCCGGCCCGCAACATCCGCAACTACATGTTCATCCCCCTGTTCGGGGCCTTCGCCGTGCTCAACGGCGTCATCCACCTGGATATCCACGGCGTCCTCCCCGGCGCGGCCATGCCGGCGCTGGATGTGGCCATCCTGCTGGTGACCGTGCTGCTGGTGTTCATGGGTGGCCGGGTCATTCCCTTCTTCACGGAGCGCTGGCTGCCGGACAGCCATCCGCGCCAGTGGCCGGCGCTGAACTGGTGCGCGACCCTGGCGGTGCTGCTGCTGGTGCCCATGTACCTGCTGGGTGGCCGTGACCCCATGCTGGCGCCGCTCCTGTTCGCGGCCGCCGCCTTTCTGCTGGCGCGCTGGGTCGCCTGGCGGCCCTGGCAGACCTGGCGCACGCCGCTGCTGTGGATTCTGCACCTGGGGTATCTCTGGATTCCGGTGGGCCTTGTCCTACTGGGCGCAAGCCTGTCCGGCGCATCAATTGGCTGGTCGGCGGGGCTGCACGCGCTGATGGTGGGGGCAATGGGGTCGCTGTGCATCGGCATGATGGCGCGCGTTTCCCTAGGGCACACGGGGCGTCCGCTGGTGGCCCCCCGGCTGGCGGTGGCCGGTTTCGCGCTGATCACGCTTGCCGCGCTTGCGCGCCTCGGCGTCGCCTTCTCCGTCGGTCTCCCCTGGCTCGCCGCCGCATCCGGGCTGGGGTGGGCGCTGGCCTATCTCTGTTTCGCCGTTGCCTACACGCCACTGCTGGTGCGCCCGCGAACAACCTAA
- the hemN gene encoding oxygen-independent coproporphyrinogen III oxidase — MQTVFDRPLYDKYDVPGPRYTSYPTAPHFHGGFDADAYVDVARASNDDPVPRPLSLYLHIPFCHSLCYYCACTKIITRHPHKGEIYLHYLERELALQGALFDDDRPLKQLHLGGGTPTFLDDHQLWRLMQTIIRHFPPAPPGEREFSVEIDPRAVGPETMRMLGEMGFNRMSIGVQDFDPAVQKAVNREQSAGLVRKVIDQGRESGLESLSLDLIYGLPHQSVRTFDATLDEVLAIRPDRLSVYNYAHLPERVKAQRLIAFETLPSPEEKLGILEHTVQRLTDAGYVAIGLDHFALPDSDLVRAMENNTLQRNFQGYSTHAECDLVAAGMSAIGMIGGHYCQNAADLRSYYTALDAGRLPVARGCQLDFDDRVRRTVIERLMCRTWMDFDAIERRFGIRFADYFAPELEALAPLEADGLIRRERDGIRILPTGRLLLRNVAMVFDRYLQDGTANVRYSRTV, encoded by the coding sequence ATGCAGACCGTTTTCGACCGCCCGCTGTACGACAAGTACGACGTCCCCGGACCCCGGTATACCTCGTATCCAACGGCACCCCATTTTCATGGTGGCTTCGATGCCGACGCCTACGTCGACGTGGCGCGCGCGAGCAACGATGACCCGGTGCCGCGCCCCCTGTCCCTGTATCTGCATATCCCGTTCTGCCACAGTCTCTGTTACTACTGCGCGTGCACCAAGATCATTACCCGGCACCCGCACAAGGGCGAGATCTACCTCCACTACCTGGAGCGTGAACTGGCGCTGCAGGGAGCCCTTTTCGACGACGACCGCCCCCTCAAGCAGTTGCACCTGGGTGGCGGTACGCCAACGTTTCTGGACGACCACCAGCTCTGGCGCCTGATGCAGACGATCATCCGGCACTTTCCGCCCGCTCCGCCGGGGGAGCGGGAGTTCTCCGTTGAAATCGATCCGCGCGCCGTCGGCCCGGAGACGATGCGGATGCTGGGCGAGATGGGCTTCAACCGCATGAGTATCGGCGTCCAGGATTTCGACCCTGCCGTGCAGAAGGCGGTGAACCGGGAGCAGTCCGCGGGCCTGGTACGCAAGGTGATCGATCAGGGGCGCGAATCGGGCCTGGAGTCGCTGAGCCTGGACCTCATCTACGGGCTTCCGCATCAATCCGTGCGCACCTTCGATGCGACCCTGGACGAGGTGCTCGCCATCCGGCCGGACCGCCTGTCCGTGTACAACTACGCGCATCTCCCCGAGCGGGTGAAGGCCCAGCGGCTTATCGCCTTCGAGACGCTGCCATCGCCGGAAGAAAAGCTCGGTATTCTCGAGCACACGGTGCAGCGGCTCACCGACGCGGGTTACGTCGCCATTGGTCTCGACCACTTCGCGTTGCCGGACAGCGATCTGGTGCGCGCCATGGAGAACAACACCCTGCAACGTAACTTCCAGGGCTACTCCACCCACGCCGAGTGCGACCTGGTGGCCGCCGGCATGAGCGCCATCGGCATGATCGGTGGCCACTACTGCCAGAACGCGGCCGACCTGCGCAGCTACTACACTGCTCTTGATGCGGGCAGGCTGCCCGTGGCCAGGGGCTGTCAGCTCGATTTCGACGATCGCGTGCGGCGGACGGTGATCGAGCGACTGATGTGCAGGACGTGGATGGACTTCGACGCCATCGAGCGGCGCTTTGGGATCCGCTTCGCCGACTATTTCGCCCCGGAGCTCGAGGCCCTGGCCCCCCTGGAAGCCGACGGACTGATCCGGCGGGAGCGTGACGGCATCCGGATACTGCCCACCGGGCGCCTGCTTCTGCGCAATGTCGCCATGGTGTTTGATCGTTATCTGCAGGACGGCACGGCGAACGTGCGCTACTCCCGAACGGTGTAG